A stretch of Falco rusticolus isolate bFalRus1 chromosome 2, bFalRus1.pri, whole genome shotgun sequence DNA encodes these proteins:
- the RWDD2B gene encoding RWD domain-containing protein 2B isoform X1 produces the protein MGVGETTAMTNREAAEMQISELDLLSSMFPYEEEFAVTDQLAVAELKHYVENESAEMPSSKVQFTLNVRPEVSNASMVEFSMACALPFKYPTVLPEITVRSSLLSRSQQIHLNSDLKMYLMQNCSGEPCMLSAREWVKDHAAAYIDKELSSSSSATSNATQPDVITFTRLWIYSHHIYNKQKRKNIIDWAKELSLSGFCMPGKPGVVCVEGLQSSCEEFWSRVRRLTWKRILIRHREDVSLEGGGHAEIQKQRKFSTLEEKCFDAHGARGNHMDLGQLYHFLEERGCADIFQTYFGVEGH, from the exons ATGGGCGTCGGT GAAACAACAGCAATGACTAACCGAGAAGCAGCCGAGATGCAAATTTCAGAATTAGATTTACTCTCCAGCATGTTTCCATATGAGGAAGAGTTCGCTGTGACCGACCAGCTGGCAGTAGCAGAACTAAAACACTACGTTGAAAATGAGTCTGCAGAGATGCCATCTTCAAAGGTTCAGTTTACACTGAACGTAAGGCCAGAGGTCTCTAATGCCTCTATG GTGGAATTCTCCATGGCCTGTGCATTACCGTTTAAATATCCAACTGTTCTACCAGAAATTACTGTGAG gtcaTCATTACTAAGCCGCTCTCAGCAGATTCACCTGAACTCTGatctaaaaatgtatttgatgcAAAACTGCAGTGGTGAGCCCTGCATGTTGAGTGCAAGGGAATGGGTTAAAGACCATGCAGCTGCTTACATTGACAAAGAGCTTTCATCTTCCTCATCGGCAACATCAAACGCCACGCAGCCAGATGTAATCACATTCACTCGATTGTGGATCTATAGTCATCATATTtacaacaagcaaaaaagaaaaaatataattgactGGGCCAAGGAGCTCTCTCTGTCGGGGTTTTGCATGCCAGGGAAACCAGGTGTTGTTTGTGTAGAAGGTCTACAAAGCAGTTGTGAAGAGTTCTGGTCACG AGTAAGAAGATTGACGTGGAAAAGAATTCTTATTCGGCACAGAGAAGATGTTTCTTTGGAAGGTGGAGGACATGCTGAGattcagaaacaaagaaagttctccactttggaagaaaaatgttttgatgcaCATGGTGCCAGGGGAAATCATATGGATTTGGGGCAGCTGTATCATTTCTTAGAAGAAAGAGGATGTGCTGACATTTTTCAAACGTACTTTGGGGTTGAAGGGCATTGA
- the RWDD2B gene encoding RWD domain-containing protein 2B isoform X2, producing MTNREAAEMQISELDLLSSMFPYEEEFAVTDQLAVAELKHYVENESAEMPSSKVQFTLNVRPEVSNASMVEFSMACALPFKYPTVLPEITVRSSLLSRSQQIHLNSDLKMYLMQNCSGEPCMLSAREWVKDHAAAYIDKELSSSSSATSNATQPDVITFTRLWIYSHHIYNKQKRKNIIDWAKELSLSGFCMPGKPGVVCVEGLQSSCEEFWSRVRRLTWKRILIRHREDVSLEGGGHAEIQKQRKFSTLEEKCFDAHGARGNHMDLGQLYHFLEERGCADIFQTYFGVEGH from the exons ATGACTAACCGAGAAGCAGCCGAGATGCAAATTTCAGAATTAGATTTACTCTCCAGCATGTTTCCATATGAGGAAGAGTTCGCTGTGACCGACCAGCTGGCAGTAGCAGAACTAAAACACTACGTTGAAAATGAGTCTGCAGAGATGCCATCTTCAAAGGTTCAGTTTACACTGAACGTAAGGCCAGAGGTCTCTAATGCCTCTATG GTGGAATTCTCCATGGCCTGTGCATTACCGTTTAAATATCCAACTGTTCTACCAGAAATTACTGTGAG gtcaTCATTACTAAGCCGCTCTCAGCAGATTCACCTGAACTCTGatctaaaaatgtatttgatgcAAAACTGCAGTGGTGAGCCCTGCATGTTGAGTGCAAGGGAATGGGTTAAAGACCATGCAGCTGCTTACATTGACAAAGAGCTTTCATCTTCCTCATCGGCAACATCAAACGCCACGCAGCCAGATGTAATCACATTCACTCGATTGTGGATCTATAGTCATCATATTtacaacaagcaaaaaagaaaaaatataattgactGGGCCAAGGAGCTCTCTCTGTCGGGGTTTTGCATGCCAGGGAAACCAGGTGTTGTTTGTGTAGAAGGTCTACAAAGCAGTTGTGAAGAGTTCTGGTCACG AGTAAGAAGATTGACGTGGAAAAGAATTCTTATTCGGCACAGAGAAGATGTTTCTTTGGAAGGTGGAGGACATGCTGAGattcagaaacaaagaaagttctccactttggaagaaaaatgttttgatgcaCATGGTGCCAGGGGAAATCATATGGATTTGGGGCAGCTGTATCATTTCTTAGAAGAAAGAGGATGTGCTGACATTTTTCAAACGTACTTTGGGGTTGAAGGGCATTGA